A genomic window from Nocardioides rotundus includes:
- a CDS encoding SfnB family sulfur acquisition oxidoreductase: MSAPVLTSTSAVEVAGELATLFAKEAGVRDAERIIPHGEIAMLKESGLLAITVPREYGGPGLAVETVAEVFRLLATGDPSIAQIPHSHFVFANALRLRGDDELRRTLFAEVLDGASFGNAQAEAGTKHVRDLRTTLHPDGQGDWRLEGTKSYCTGALFADRIPVLAHRDEGGPLVVAWVDRHADGVTVTDDWQGMGQRTTASGSVVLENVAVPDALVMDWAETFDGPSTYGAFAQVLHAAIDAGIARAALRDAAEIVTTSARPYPDAGVSRAADDPLVVHAFGEVELAVRGAEALVAEAARAVDRADADLDERSAGEASLAVAAARAATTQASLEAGTRLFEVAGTRSALEPLNLDRHWRNARTHTLHDPAGWKVQHLGRFAVDGVLPPRHGQI, encoded by the coding sequence ATGAGCGCGCCCGTCCTGACCTCCACCAGCGCGGTGGAGGTCGCCGGCGAGCTGGCGACCCTGTTCGCCAAGGAGGCCGGCGTCCGCGACGCGGAGCGGATCATCCCGCACGGGGAGATCGCGATGCTCAAGGAGTCCGGGCTGCTGGCGATCACCGTCCCGCGGGAGTACGGCGGCCCCGGGCTCGCCGTGGAGACGGTCGCGGAGGTCTTCCGACTGCTCGCCACCGGGGACCCGAGCATCGCCCAGATCCCGCACAGCCACTTCGTCTTCGCCAACGCCCTGCGGCTGCGCGGCGACGACGAGCTGCGCCGTACCCTCTTCGCCGAGGTGCTCGACGGCGCCTCGTTCGGCAACGCCCAGGCCGAGGCCGGCACCAAGCACGTCCGCGACCTGCGCACGACCCTGCACCCGGACGGGCAGGGTGACTGGCGGCTGGAGGGCACCAAGTCCTACTGCACCGGCGCCCTGTTCGCCGACCGGATCCCGGTGCTCGCGCACCGCGACGAGGGCGGACCGCTGGTCGTCGCGTGGGTGGACCGGCACGCCGACGGCGTCACCGTCACCGACGACTGGCAGGGCATGGGCCAGCGCACCACCGCCTCCGGGTCGGTCGTGCTGGAAAACGTGGCCGTGCCGGACGCGCTGGTGATGGACTGGGCCGAGACCTTCGACGGTCCGTCGACCTATGGCGCGTTCGCCCAGGTGCTGCACGCGGCGATCGACGCCGGCATCGCCCGCGCGGCGCTCCGGGACGCCGCGGAGATCGTCACCACCAGCGCGCGGCCCTACCCCGACGCCGGGGTGAGCCGGGCCGCCGACGACCCGCTCGTCGTGCACGCCTTCGGCGAGGTCGAGCTCGCGGTCCGCGGCGCCGAGGCACTGGTCGCCGAGGCCGCCCGCGCGGTCGACCGCGCCGACGCCGACCTGGACGAGCGCAGCGCCGGCGAGGCCAGCCTCGCCGTGGCCGCGGCCCGGGCCGCCACCACGCAGGCGTCCCTGGAGGCCGGCACCCGGCTGTTCGAGGTCGCCGGAACTCGCTCGGCGCTCGAGCCGCTCAACCTCGACCGGCACTGGCGCAACGCCCGCACGCACACCCTGCACGACCCCGCCGGCTGGAAGGTCCAGCACCTCGGCCGGTTCGCCGTGGACGGCGTCCTCCCTCCCCGTCACGGCCAGATCTGA
- a CDS encoding flavin reductase family protein has product MTATLDHDTDLPAVTDPRALRDAFGQFPSGVVAVAGRVDESLVGIAASSFTSVSLDPPLVSLCVATSSSTWPRLRAAGQLGVSVLAEDQDAVCRQLAGPAERRFDGLALSAAPGGAVLLDDAVSTFTCTIHSEVEAGTTWSCCWSCTPTPTAGGGSR; this is encoded by the coding sequence ATGACCGCCACCCTCGACCACGACACCGACCTCCCCGCCGTCACCGACCCTCGCGCGCTGCGCGACGCGTTCGGTCAGTTCCCCTCCGGCGTGGTCGCCGTCGCCGGCCGCGTGGACGAGTCCCTGGTCGGGATCGCCGCCAGCTCGTTCACCTCCGTCAGCCTCGACCCGCCGCTGGTCTCGCTGTGCGTGGCCACCTCCAGCTCGACCTGGCCGCGGCTGCGGGCCGCCGGGCAGCTCGGGGTCAGCGTGCTCGCCGAGGACCAGGACGCGGTGTGCCGTCAGCTCGCGGGGCCGGCCGAGCGCCGCTTCGACGGGCTGGCCCTGTCCGCGGCCCCCGGAGGCGCCGTACTCCTCGACGACGCGGTCTCCACCTTCACCTGCACCATCCACAGCGAGGTGGAGGCCGGGACCACCTGGTCGTGCTGCTGGAGCTGCACTCCCACTCCGACGGCCGGGGGCGGGAGCCGCTGA
- a CDS encoding NADPH-dependent FMN reductase, translated as MSRPDIAVLVGNPKPASRTLEAATLLARELVGEPDPVVDLAELGPALLDWSDARVDEAVARVSAARVLVVASPTYKGSYTGLLKLFLDRIPGGGLTGTVAVPLMLAAGPGHAMAPEVFLRPVLTELGASVPVRGLSLPEQRYDDPSASADWLAQARPLVSSLATEGALA; from the coding sequence GTGAGCCGCCCCGACATCGCCGTCCTGGTCGGCAACCCCAAACCGGCCTCGCGCACGCTGGAGGCCGCCACCCTGCTCGCCCGCGAGCTGGTGGGGGAGCCCGACCCGGTCGTCGACCTCGCCGAGCTCGGCCCCGCGCTGCTGGACTGGAGCGACGCCCGGGTCGACGAGGCCGTCGCCCGGGTGAGCGCGGCGCGGGTGCTGGTCGTGGCCAGCCCCACCTACAAGGGCAGCTACACCGGGCTGCTCAAGCTGTTCCTGGACCGGATCCCCGGCGGCGGCCTGACGGGCACCGTCGCGGTGCCGCTGATGCTCGCCGCCGGGCCCGGCCACGCGATGGCCCCGGAGGTCTTCCTCCGGCCGGTGCTCACCGAGCTCGGCGCCAGCGTTCCGGTCCGCGGCCTCAGCCTCCCCGAGCAGCGCTACGACGACCCCTCCGCCTCCGCCGACTGGCTGGCCCAGGCCCGCCCGCTGGTCTCTTCCCTCGCGACCGAAGGAGCCCTCGCATGA
- a CDS encoding MFS transporter yields MASAVGATIEWYDFFLYGTAAAVVFDRLYFNALDGPAAQIAAFATFAVGFVARPFGGLIFGHFGDRVGRKTMLLLTLVIMGVGTTLIGLLPTYDSIGVAAPILLVLLRVLQGIGVGGEYGGAVLLAVEYAPARRRGFFGSFAHIGVPAGLLLASLAFSLVGMLPDEQFYSWGWRACFVASTVLLAVGAWVRLSVMETPAFQEVQKRGAVSRIPLRDLLREQPRPLLLGMGTRWIEGFTFNLFSVYLLAYVVTNLGLPRSWALNGILIGAALGVVMVPLAGALSDRVGRKPVFRLGAWIGLLFAFPTALLVQSGSMWGIVLALVVGLGLVDGIVYGPLAAFWSELFDTRYRYTALSTLYQVSGIVASGLTPLIAAWLVTLGDGTLWWVAAYNVAVAAVSLLCARLLPETRGIPLETVTRQPEPLPEAA; encoded by the coding sequence ATGGCCTCGGCGGTGGGCGCCACCATCGAGTGGTACGACTTCTTCCTCTACGGCACCGCCGCCGCGGTGGTCTTCGACCGGCTCTACTTCAACGCGCTCGACGGGCCCGCCGCACAGATCGCCGCGTTCGCCACCTTCGCCGTCGGCTTCGTCGCTCGACCCTTCGGCGGGCTGATCTTCGGGCACTTCGGCGACCGGGTCGGCCGCAAGACGATGCTGCTGCTCACCCTGGTCATCATGGGCGTCGGCACCACGCTGATCGGCCTGCTGCCGACCTACGACTCGATCGGGGTCGCCGCGCCGATCCTGCTGGTGCTGCTGCGGGTTCTGCAGGGGATCGGCGTCGGCGGGGAGTACGGCGGCGCCGTGCTCCTGGCCGTCGAGTACGCCCCCGCCCGCCGTCGCGGGTTCTTCGGCAGCTTCGCCCACATCGGCGTCCCCGCCGGGCTGCTGCTCGCCTCGCTGGCCTTCTCCCTGGTCGGGATGCTGCCCGACGAGCAGTTCTACAGCTGGGGCTGGCGGGCCTGCTTCGTCGCCAGCACGGTGCTCCTGGCCGTGGGCGCGTGGGTGCGGCTGTCGGTGATGGAGACCCCCGCCTTCCAGGAGGTCCAGAAGCGAGGCGCGGTCTCGCGGATCCCGCTGCGCGACCTGCTGCGCGAGCAGCCGCGGCCGCTGCTGCTGGGCATGGGGACCCGGTGGATCGAGGGCTTCACCTTCAACCTGTTCTCGGTCTACCTGCTGGCCTATGTCGTCACCAACCTCGGGCTGCCGCGCAGCTGGGCGCTCAACGGCATCCTCATCGGCGCCGCGCTCGGCGTCGTGATGGTGCCGCTCGCCGGTGCGCTCTCCGACCGGGTCGGGCGCAAGCCGGTCTTCCGGCTCGGCGCCTGGATCGGCCTGCTGTTCGCCTTCCCGACCGCGCTGCTCGTGCAGAGCGGGTCGATGTGGGGGATCGTGCTCGCGCTGGTCGTGGGGCTGGGGCTGGTCGACGGGATCGTCTACGGGCCGCTCGCGGCCTTCTGGTCCGAGCTGTTCGACACCCGCTACCGCTACACCGCGCTCAGCACGCTCTACCAGGTCTCCGGGATCGTGGCGTCCGGCCTCACCCCGCTCATCGCGGCCTGGCTGGTCACCCTGGGCGACGGGACCCTGTGGTGGGTGGCGGCCTACAACGTCGCCGTGGCCGCGGTCTCGCTGCTGTGCGCCCGGCTGCTGCCCGAGACCCGGGGCATCCCCCTGGAGACGGTCACCCGGCAGCCGGAGCCGCTGCCCGAGGCCGCCTGA
- a CDS encoding LLM class flavin-dependent oxidoreductase yields MLKFHWFLPTNGGDGRHIVGGGHGMGPGPAGRPADVPYLGQVARAAEAQGFDAALTPTGAWCEDAWLSTAMLSQVSERLRFLVALRPGLVSPFLAAQMAGTFQQLTGGRLLLNVVTGGEDHEQRMYGDFEDKEARYERCAEFLEIVTRLWREDAVTVEGKHLQVADATLLQRPDPLPEIYFGGSSPAAGRVAAKYADVYLTWGEPPAAVAEKIAWIRELAAEEGREVRFGIRMHTITRDTSEEAWAEARRLIEGVDPETIRTVQEGLRRSGSEGQRRMLELHGGSTDDLEIHPNVWAGVGLLRGGAGTALVGSHEEVADRIQEYADLGIEEFVLSAYPHLEGAYWFGEGVLPILAERGVWEHPAPATGRTQSVPFAAAGKAAS; encoded by the coding sequence ATGCTGAAGTTCCACTGGTTCCTGCCCACCAACGGCGGCGACGGCCGGCACATCGTCGGCGGCGGCCACGGGATGGGCCCCGGCCCGGCCGGGCGGCCCGCCGACGTCCCCTACCTCGGGCAGGTCGCCCGCGCGGCCGAGGCGCAGGGCTTCGACGCCGCGCTCACGCCGACCGGGGCGTGGTGCGAGGACGCGTGGCTCTCCACCGCGATGCTGAGCCAGGTCTCCGAGCGGCTGCGCTTCCTCGTCGCGCTCCGACCCGGCCTGGTCTCCCCGTTCCTCGCGGCGCAGATGGCCGGCACCTTCCAGCAGCTCACCGGCGGCCGGCTGCTCCTCAACGTCGTCACCGGCGGCGAGGACCACGAGCAGCGGATGTACGGCGACTTCGAGGACAAGGAGGCCCGCTACGAGCGGTGCGCGGAGTTCCTGGAGATCGTCACCCGGCTGTGGCGCGAGGACGCGGTCACCGTGGAGGGCAAGCACCTGCAGGTCGCCGACGCCACTCTCCTCCAGCGGCCCGACCCGCTCCCGGAGATCTACTTCGGCGGCTCCTCCCCGGCCGCCGGCCGGGTCGCGGCGAAGTACGCCGACGTCTACCTCACCTGGGGCGAGCCGCCGGCCGCGGTCGCCGAGAAGATCGCCTGGATCCGCGAGCTGGCCGCCGAGGAGGGCCGCGAGGTCCGCTTCGGGATCCGGATGCACACCATCACCCGCGACACCTCCGAGGAGGCGTGGGCCGAGGCGCGCCGGCTGATCGAGGGCGTGGACCCCGAGACCATCCGCACCGTGCAGGAGGGCCTGCGCCGCAGCGGCTCGGAGGGCCAGCGACGGATGCTCGAGCTGCACGGCGGCTCCACCGACGACCTGGAGATCCACCCGAACGTCTGGGCGGGCGTGGGGCTGCTCCGCGGCGGCGCCGGCACCGCGCTGGTCGGCAGCCACGAGGAGGTCGCCGACCGGATTCAGGAGTACGCCGACCTCGGGATCGAGGAGTTCGTGCTCTCGGCCTACCCCCACCTCGAGGGCGCCTACTGGTTCGGCGAGGGCGTGCTACCGATCCTGGCCGAGCGCGGCGTGTGGGAGCACCCCGCCCCGGCGACCGGCCGCACCCAGTCCGTGCCGTTCGCCGCGGCCGGGAAGGCAGCGTCGTGA